A single genomic interval of Stieleria maiorica harbors:
- a CDS encoding YifB family Mg chelatase-like AAA ATPase, whose amino-acid sequence MLARLKTFTLLGIEAMPVDVEVDISPAAMPKTILVGLPDTAVKESTHRVERAIVNSGFTRPHDRVVINLAPGDLPKQAASFDLPVALGVLAGSGQLIPDRLEEYAIIGELALEGHTRPVKGGLSIAIEAAKSDGLRGIVLPAENASEAAVVEGLEVIPVESLGQAVAFFAGEVDIDPAPSRLEQLFEAFSQYDVDFGDVRGQEAAKRAITLAAAGRHNLIMIGPPGSGKTMLAKRVPTVLPQLSAPESIETTRIYSALGQLPAGQPLLARRPFRSPHHTISDAGLVGGGSPPSPGEISKAHNGILFLDELPEFNRKTLEVMRQPLEDGVVTISRALRSTTFPSDFMLIAAANPCPCGYRSDPRRACNCTPPQVEKYMSRISGPLMDRIDIHIEVPAVPFEELSSSSEAGTSSQEMRADVLRARDIQAQRFADGPSGVRYNAQMTSRQVRQYCKLSPNCQKMLRHSVEEMGLSARAHDKILRVSRTIADVTGDQQINEMHLAEAIGYRSLDRDLWT is encoded by the coding sequence ATGCTGGCACGACTGAAGACGTTTACGTTGTTGGGCATCGAGGCGATGCCGGTGGATGTCGAGGTCGACATCTCGCCGGCGGCGATGCCCAAAACGATTCTGGTCGGGCTGCCCGATACGGCGGTCAAGGAATCCACGCATCGCGTCGAACGGGCGATCGTCAACAGCGGCTTCACCCGGCCACACGACCGCGTTGTGATCAACTTGGCCCCGGGAGATCTGCCCAAACAAGCCGCCTCGTTCGACTTGCCCGTCGCCCTCGGGGTCCTGGCCGGCAGCGGGCAATTGATTCCGGACCGTCTGGAAGAGTACGCGATCATCGGCGAATTGGCACTCGAGGGGCACACTCGTCCGGTCAAGGGTGGGTTGTCGATCGCGATCGAGGCGGCCAAGAGCGACGGATTGCGAGGGATCGTGTTGCCGGCAGAAAACGCCAGCGAAGCGGCAGTGGTGGAAGGCTTGGAAGTGATCCCGGTGGAAAGCCTTGGCCAAGCGGTCGCCTTTTTCGCCGGCGAAGTCGACATCGATCCGGCACCGAGTCGTCTGGAGCAACTCTTCGAAGCTTTCAGCCAATATGACGTCGACTTCGGCGATGTCCGAGGCCAAGAGGCCGCCAAACGGGCGATCACCCTGGCCGCGGCCGGCCGACACAATCTGATCATGATCGGGCCTCCGGGTTCGGGGAAGACGATGCTGGCCAAACGCGTGCCCACCGTCTTGCCGCAGTTGAGTGCCCCGGAATCGATCGAGACGACGCGGATTTACAGCGCACTCGGTCAATTGCCCGCCGGGCAGCCCTTGCTGGCCCGACGGCCGTTCCGTTCGCCGCACCACACGATCAGCGATGCCGGGCTGGTCGGCGGCGGCAGCCCTCCGTCACCCGGCGAAATCAGCAAGGCCCACAACGGGATTCTCTTCCTGGACGAGTTGCCTGAGTTCAATCGCAAAACGCTTGAAGTGATGCGTCAGCCGCTCGAAGACGGGGTGGTCACGATCTCGCGTGCCCTTCGCTCGACCACGTTCCCCAGCGACTTCATGCTTATCGCCGCCGCGAACCCCTGCCCCTGTGGATACCGGAGCGATCCTCGACGTGCTTGCAACTGCACACCGCCGCAAGTCGAAAAGTACATGAGCCGGATTTCGGGACCGCTCATGGATAGAATCGACATCCACATCGAAGTCCCCGCGGTGCCTTTTGAGGAACTCTCCTCCAGTTCAGAAGCAGGAACATCCAGCCAAGAGATGCGAGCTGACGTGTTGCGAGCACGCGACATTCAAGCTCAACGCTTCGCCGACGGACCATCCGGCGTGCGATACAACGCGCAAATGACCAGTCGACAAGTCCGCCAGTACTGCAAGCTTTCACCGAACTGCCAGAAGATGCTGCGTCACAGCGTCGAAGAAATGGGCCTCTCCGCCCGAGCTCACGACAAGATCTTGCGTGTCTCGCGAACGATCGCCGACGTCACCGGTGATCAGCAAATCAACGAAATGCACCTCGCCGAAGCCATCGGCTATCGAAGCCTCGATCGAGATCTGTGGACATAA
- a CDS encoding WD40 repeat domain-containing protein, whose protein sequence is MRSPRHWKVWKQVADFIALWGLLLGGVFLLAGAEAVVIWSSGFRYEPDTQTRSVWFEDLSFQRSKRMAAAVVCLRQNALAEGVKSDVVLMDFVTRRTISLDASHLNPIAVALSPDASTVAVVGADATVRLITDVTPMSTARLMAEIETIDGAHVHHPIRLRFSPDGEKLAAISEHSVWVWSLSENRLLHEHRRRGNAKRSVQKVLAFTRDSQCIIAADSDGGISIRDLHSGKVLKRDLTDHHSLFDADLFQEDRLLAVASNGTPHEVSVYTFPVDQGKRAADESGGEARLWTQRVSDPVVALGGQGSWVATSVYRNDGHQILIRDIRTGRERCMFAGHESPIVGFASSGQTLYSWDSCGSICEWDIATKQRTYSFSMLQWVLDSLDPDRIRD, encoded by the coding sequence ATGCGATCACCAAGGCACTGGAAGGTTTGGAAGCAGGTCGCCGACTTCATTGCGCTATGGGGTTTGCTCCTCGGCGGAGTTTTTTTGCTCGCCGGCGCGGAAGCGGTTGTGATTTGGAGCAGCGGGTTCCGGTACGAACCCGATACTCAAACGCGGTCGGTCTGGTTCGAAGACCTGTCGTTCCAACGCTCAAAACGCATGGCCGCCGCCGTGGTCTGTTTGCGTCAGAACGCGCTGGCCGAGGGCGTGAAGTCCGATGTCGTGCTGATGGATTTTGTGACCCGTCGAACGATCTCGCTCGACGCCTCGCACCTGAATCCGATCGCCGTGGCGCTCTCTCCAGACGCGTCGACGGTCGCGGTGGTCGGCGCTGACGCCACCGTCCGATTGATCACCGATGTGACGCCGATGTCGACGGCGCGGTTGATGGCTGAAATCGAGACGATCGACGGTGCCCACGTTCATCATCCCATCCGTCTGCGGTTCTCACCCGACGGTGAAAAGCTGGCGGCGATCAGTGAGCACTCCGTTTGGGTCTGGAGCCTGTCGGAGAACCGACTGTTGCACGAGCACCGACGTCGCGGTAACGCCAAACGCAGCGTCCAAAAGGTGCTCGCTTTCACCCGTGATTCGCAGTGCATCATTGCCGCCGACAGTGACGGCGGGATTTCGATTCGCGACCTCCATTCGGGCAAGGTTCTCAAGCGGGACTTGACCGATCATCATTCCTTGTTTGATGCCGATCTGTTCCAAGAAGATCGATTGCTGGCCGTCGCGAGCAACGGAACGCCGCACGAGGTCTCGGTCTACACCTTTCCTGTCGATCAAGGCAAACGTGCCGCCGACGAAAGCGGTGGAGAGGCACGGCTTTGGACTCAACGCGTCTCCGATCCGGTGGTGGCCCTCGGTGGGCAGGGCTCTTGGGTGGCGACGTCGGTGTATCGAAACGACGGGCACCAGATCCTTATCCGTGACATCCGGACGGGCAGGGAGCGATGCATGTTTGCAGGACATGAATCACCGATCGTGGGATTCGCTTCGTCCGGTCAGACGCTGTATTCATGGGATTCCTGTGGGTCGATTTGCGAATGGGACATCGCTACCAAGCAACGGACCTATTCATTTTCAATGCTCCAGTGGGTGCTCGATTCGCTCGATCCCGATCGCATCCGCGACTGA
- a CDS encoding tetratricopeptide repeat protein, giving the protein MKCHEAEHLSYLDTKHSESMERVDPDKEVSSATYHHDASGNDYEVFRRGDDLIHREIIRGVNGAELARTEHPIVFTLGSGTHGKSYVYHDGSHFGQSPLSWYEDTGKWSMSPGYDVPFHPGFGRKLSTECFFCHVGAVDRKRGNPNEFSILEEKIGCERCHGPGEKHVARYRENPKFTGADNTIVHPSKLSRELSEAICQQCHLQAAGKALRANRDEWDYRPGLPLTDFRIDYQYRLGDDTMRVVGHVEQLHQSKCYQQSESLTCITCHNPHQTVPAAAAIDHYRKICLSCHTDDSCGKPHAVRVADAQNDCSHCHMPAQGTEVPHTAFHHHRIGIHSGATTENEPAVGLSSVLDVARLPEIVRKRCEALAKFQVAQENPGNSNFRDYGIEAAKALIEVKNTGKSDPDATTILAMLARSQGQASIAGDLAGEVLAKELIPSRPRLESLRLLAGLAYQRREFDKAAEYYREVTELQSEPFDYFQLGVAEQNSGNTDAAINALKKTVELAPHHVNAHRFLAAIYQSQGRVDEAGRHSQLAQAHAMRLEQLQQKTLK; this is encoded by the coding sequence GTGAAATGCCATGAGGCGGAGCACCTGTCTTACCTGGACACCAAGCACAGCGAGTCGATGGAACGAGTCGACCCGGACAAAGAGGTTTCCTCGGCGACCTACCATCACGACGCGTCGGGCAACGACTATGAAGTTTTCCGCCGAGGCGACGACCTGATTCACCGCGAAATCATCCGCGGGGTCAACGGGGCGGAGCTGGCCAGAACGGAACATCCCATCGTATTCACGCTCGGTTCGGGAACGCACGGCAAGAGCTACGTTTATCACGACGGATCGCATTTCGGGCAGTCGCCGTTGTCGTGGTATGAGGACACCGGAAAATGGTCCATGTCGCCCGGCTATGACGTGCCGTTTCATCCCGGCTTTGGACGCAAACTCAGCACGGAATGCTTTTTCTGTCACGTCGGCGCGGTCGATCGAAAACGCGGCAACCCGAACGAGTTTTCGATATTGGAAGAGAAGATCGGGTGCGAGCGCTGCCACGGACCGGGGGAAAAGCACGTCGCCCGCTACCGAGAGAATCCGAAGTTCACCGGAGCGGACAACACGATCGTCCACCCGTCAAAACTTTCCCGCGAACTTTCCGAAGCGATCTGCCAACAATGCCATTTACAGGCCGCCGGCAAAGCGTTGCGGGCCAACCGGGACGAATGGGACTATCGTCCGGGGCTTCCGCTGACCGACTTTCGGATCGACTACCAATATCGCCTCGGTGACGACACGATGCGTGTGGTCGGGCATGTCGAACAGTTGCACCAGAGCAAGTGTTATCAGCAGAGCGAATCGCTGACCTGCATCACCTGTCACAACCCACACCAAACCGTCCCCGCAGCGGCGGCGATCGACCACTATCGCAAGATCTGCTTGTCCTGCCACACCGATGATTCCTGCGGCAAACCACACGCCGTTCGGGTCGCGGACGCACAAAACGATTGCAGCCACTGTCACATGCCGGCCCAAGGGACGGAGGTTCCCCACACCGCATTCCATCACCACCGTATCGGCATCCACAGCGGCGCGACGACGGAGAATGAACCCGCAGTCGGGCTCAGTTCCGTCTTGGATGTCGCCCGATTGCCCGAGATCGTGCGAAAACGCTGCGAAGCACTGGCCAAGTTCCAGGTCGCCCAAGAAAATCCTGGCAATTCAAATTTTCGAGACTACGGCATCGAAGCGGCCAAGGCGTTGATCGAAGTCAAGAACACCGGCAAGTCGGACCCCGATGCGACAACCATCCTGGCCATGCTGGCGCGTTCCCAAGGCCAGGCTTCGATCGCCGGAGACCTTGCCGGAGAAGTGCTGGCGAAAGAATTGATCCCCTCGCGCCCGCGACTCGAATCGCTTCGACTACTGGCCGGTCTGGCCTATCAACGCCGCGAATTCGACAAGGCCGCCGAGTATTACCGCGAAGTCACCGAGCTCCAATCCGAACCCTTTGACTATTTTCAGCTGGGCGTCGCCGAACAGAACTCCGGCAACACAGATGCGGCGATCAATGCGCTAAAAAAGACGGTGGAGTTGGCACCGCACCATGTCAATGCACACCGCTTCTTGGCCGCGATCTACCAGTCACAGGGGCGTGTCGACGAAGCCGGCCGCCACTCGCAATTGGCCCAAGCACATGCGATGCGGCTGGAGCAACTGCAACAGAAGACGTTGAAATGA
- a CDS encoding sulfatase translates to MIQCTARASLLLVLALLLTGWSHAAPKNVVVFFVDDMGWTDLGCTGSDFYETPNIDALAKSGVRFTNGYAACTVCSPSRAALMTGQSPARLHVTDFIPGHPFVNTPMTIPDWTKVLEKKHTTLPEILKPHGYTCIHLGKWHLAHRDGYETGQEDSADPDNYPQAHGFDINIGGCEKGAPPSYFWPYGKGRSLESRKDNTIYQTLPQGDLSDRQREGEYLTNRLAAEAETLIDQFAASEKPFFMNFCFYNVHTPLMGRPDLVEKYERKLKENPQRKHTNVRYAAMVESVDEAVGRVVDKLQEHNLWNDTLVIFTSDNGGLKPVATDNAPLRQGKGGIYEGGVRVPLIIRLPGAGATDALCERPAITMDILPTICDVLQIDLPAEAAKVQDGLTLRPYLTNPQAPPRREDLFWHYPHYHSMGAQPYSAIRSGDWKLIEVFGKESLELYNLASDLGENDNLVTIEKEKANELYAKLVAWRESVEAQVPTGNPQYDPEKETGIVRNGKLRKASPIRAQ, encoded by the coding sequence ATGATCCAATGCACCGCCCGAGCTTCGTTGTTGTTGGTCTTAGCGCTGCTGCTTACCGGCTGGTCGCACGCGGCTCCGAAAAACGTCGTGGTCTTCTTCGTCGACGACATGGGGTGGACGGACCTCGGTTGTACCGGCAGCGATTTCTATGAAACGCCCAACATCGACGCGTTAGCCAAAAGTGGTGTCCGCTTCACCAACGGATACGCCGCTTGCACGGTCTGCTCTCCGAGTCGCGCGGCACTGATGACGGGCCAATCCCCGGCCCGGCTTCACGTGACCGACTTCATTCCCGGTCACCCCTTCGTCAACACTCCGATGACGATTCCCGATTGGACGAAAGTGCTGGAGAAAAAGCACACCACCCTGCCCGAGATCCTCAAGCCGCACGGTTACACCTGCATTCACCTTGGAAAGTGGCACCTGGCTCATCGCGACGGCTACGAAACGGGACAAGAAGACAGCGCCGATCCTGACAATTACCCGCAAGCACACGGATTCGACATCAACATCGGTGGCTGCGAAAAAGGAGCCCCGCCGAGTTACTTCTGGCCCTACGGAAAAGGGCGCAGCCTGGAATCAAGGAAGGACAACACGATCTACCAAACGCTTCCCCAAGGCGACCTCTCGGACCGGCAGCGCGAAGGCGAATACTTGACCAATCGTCTGGCTGCCGAAGCGGAGACCCTCATCGATCAATTCGCGGCGTCTGAAAAACCATTCTTCATGAACTTCTGCTTCTACAACGTGCACACGCCGCTGATGGGGCGCCCCGATCTGGTGGAGAAGTACGAACGAAAGCTGAAAGAAAACCCGCAGCGGAAACACACCAACGTCCGCTATGCCGCGATGGTGGAAAGCGTCGATGAAGCGGTCGGACGCGTCGTCGACAAGCTGCAAGAACACAACTTGTGGAATGACACTTTGGTCATCTTCACCAGCGACAACGGCGGACTCAAACCGGTCGCGACCGACAACGCTCCACTCCGCCAGGGCAAGGGCGGTATCTATGAGGGCGGAGTCCGCGTCCCGCTGATCATCCGTCTTCCCGGCGCTGGAGCCACTGACGCGTTGTGCGAGCGACCGGCCATCACGATGGACATCCTGCCGACGATCTGTGACGTGCTCCAGATCGACCTGCCGGCCGAAGCCGCAAAGGTGCAAGACGGTCTCACGCTGCGACCCTACCTGACAAATCCGCAAGCCCCACCCCGTCGCGAAGATCTGTTTTGGCACTACCCGCACTATCACTCCATGGGCGCCCAGCCCTACAGCGCGATCCGATCGGGCGATTGGAAACTGATCGAAGTGTTCGGGAAAGAGTCGCTGGAACTGTACAATCTCGCCAGTGATCTCGGCGAGAACGACAACCTGGTCACGATTGAAAAGGAAAAGGCAAACGAGCTCTACGCCAAATTGGTTGCGTGGAGGGAGTCTGTCGAAGCTCAGGTACCGACCGGCAATCCCCAGTACGATCCCGAGAAAGAAACCGGAATCGTTCGAAACGGAAAACTCCGCAAGGCGTCTCCGATCCGGGCTCAATAA
- a CDS encoding MarR family winged helix-turn-helix transcriptional regulator has product MLDYDFDESIGYWLTITTQRYHRAFNDELVPYGITFRQSQVLGWLALEGDLSQSELAGRMMIEPPTLVRILDRMQRDGLITRRPCPEDRRRKLIHATAKSKPVWGKIIQCAKRIRARATDGLTDRQQATLKMLLGRVHENLMPGIPTAPSDR; this is encoded by the coding sequence GTGCTGGACTATGATTTTGACGAAAGTATCGGCTATTGGCTGACCATCACCACGCAACGATACCACCGTGCGTTCAACGACGAACTGGTCCCTTACGGCATCACGTTTCGACAGTCTCAGGTGCTCGGATGGTTGGCGCTCGAAGGCGATCTTTCGCAATCCGAGTTGGCCGGCAGAATGATGATCGAACCTCCGACGCTGGTGCGGATCCTCGACCGCATGCAGCGTGATGGTTTGATCACACGCCGCCCCTGCCCCGAGGATCGTCGGCGCAAATTGATCCACGCGACGGCAAAGAGCAAACCGGTGTGGGGCAAGATCATCCAGTGTGCCAAACGGATTCGCGCGCGGGCCACGGACGGATTGACCGATCGACAACAAGCCACACTCAAGATGCTGCTCGGCCGCGTCCACGAGAACCTGATGCCCGGCATCCCGACCGCACCGTCCGACCGTTAG
- a CDS encoding efflux RND transporter periplasmic adaptor subunit, with product MNHSPFRLTPCVLPLIVATVCVSITQAQQQPPAPVAVAETVQMDVAAGQTFVATVMPLKRSVVGSAVDGRVVELVVHEGERVAEGGTLAKLLTATIELELAAAQAELDLRNQELAELEAGSRPNEIEQAKAKMLGAKAEMEFGQAQLTRLKQLRNSNSASTEEYELVKSQASQREQVYQELKAAYDLMVEGPRTERIAQARAQVAFQQAMVDRINDRIKKYTIMSRFDGYVVAEHVDEGTWVQSGDPVMEVVALDEVEVYAYVVEQHAAHVKPGTTVRVDVPALPDELFTGVITTVIPQADAKARTFPVKIRVQNKITDSGPLLKAGMYARVQLPVGPPQSAVMVPKNALVLGGPQPLVYVVETGDGNSHSVRPVPIEVGVAMPNLIQAIGPLKAGQLVVVEGNERLRPGQSVVISSVVKPASTPRSSEPNGGANHGTD from the coding sequence ATGAACCATTCCCCCTTTCGTCTCACTCCATGCGTGCTGCCGTTGATCGTCGCCACGGTCTGCGTGTCGATCACACAGGCGCAACAACAACCGCCCGCCCCGGTCGCCGTCGCCGAAACGGTCCAGATGGACGTCGCCGCCGGCCAAACCTTCGTGGCCACCGTGATGCCGCTCAAACGCTCCGTCGTGGGCAGCGCGGTGGACGGCCGGGTGGTGGAGTTGGTGGTTCACGAGGGCGAACGTGTCGCCGAGGGCGGGACGCTTGCCAAGCTGTTGACCGCCACGATCGAATTGGAACTCGCCGCCGCTCAGGCCGAATTGGACCTGCGAAATCAAGAGCTCGCCGAACTCGAGGCGGGGTCACGGCCGAACGAAATCGAACAAGCCAAGGCAAAGATGCTCGGTGCCAAAGCCGAAATGGAATTCGGACAGGCCCAACTGACCCGATTGAAACAGCTGCGCAACTCGAATTCTGCGTCCACCGAGGAATACGAGTTGGTCAAGTCACAAGCCAGCCAAAGGGAACAGGTCTACCAAGAACTCAAGGCGGCGTACGACTTGATGGTCGAGGGACCGCGTACCGAACGGATCGCCCAGGCCCGCGCCCAGGTTGCGTTCCAGCAAGCGATGGTCGATCGAATCAACGACCGAATCAAGAAGTACACGATCATGTCACGGTTTGACGGCTATGTCGTCGCCGAACATGTCGACGAAGGGACGTGGGTCCAGAGCGGCGATCCGGTGATGGAGGTGGTGGCGCTCGATGAGGTCGAAGTCTATGCGTATGTCGTCGAACAACACGCCGCGCACGTCAAACCCGGCACAACGGTTCGCGTGGATGTCCCCGCCCTACCCGACGAACTCTTCACCGGCGTGATCACCACGGTGATCCCCCAAGCCGACGCCAAGGCACGAACCTTTCCCGTCAAAATCCGCGTGCAGAATAAAATCACCGATTCCGGGCCGCTGCTCAAAGCGGGGATGTACGCTCGCGTGCAACTGCCCGTCGGTCCGCCACAAAGTGCGGTCATGGTGCCCAAGAACGCTTTGGTTCTGGGAGGCCCGCAGCCGTTGGTCTACGTCGTCGAAACGGGTGATGGCAACAGCCACAGCGTCCGTCCGGTCCCGATCGAAGTCGGGGTTGCGATGCCGAATCTGATCCAGGCGATCGGGCCACTGAAAGCTGGCCAGCTGGTCGTCGTGGAAGGGAACGAACGCTTGCGTCCCGGACAAAGCGTCGTGATCTCCAGCGTCGTCAAACCCGCATCGACGCCCCGCAGCAGCGAGCCAAACGGAGGGGCAAACCATGGCACTGATTGA
- a CDS encoding Gfo/Idh/MocA family protein, translating into MSHRLKVVGINFDHFHMGDLLRMAHEHPEVDLVGICDETPNRMQDAIKAFGIPAERVHTDPEALFDSTSADLAILCPAASKHGDWVERIAPFGCDLLVEKPFAGSLAEADRMIAASRSAGVRLAINWPLAWVASHRMAKRLIDDGQIGQCIEVHYYGGNRGPLWHVADKVERTAEEVQREKPTSWFYKQSHGGGSLLDYLGYGTTLGTWYMDGRRPIEVTAMVDQPVGLEVDEHSIVVARYETGLSKFETRWGTFTDPWTHQPQPKCGFVLVGTEGTISSYDYETTMRIQTRDCPEGRSIQPAPLAPPLENPIQYMVDVIQNDRPIDGPLSTHVSRIGQQIVDSAVQSAREQRTVSLLQ; encoded by the coding sequence ATGAGCCATCGCTTGAAAGTTGTCGGGATCAATTTTGATCATTTTCACATGGGCGATCTGTTGCGAATGGCGCACGAGCATCCTGAGGTGGATCTGGTCGGGATCTGTGACGAAACACCGAATCGAATGCAGGATGCGATCAAGGCCTTCGGGATTCCGGCTGAAAGGGTGCACACCGATCCGGAAGCGTTGTTTGATTCGACTTCGGCTGATCTGGCGATTCTGTGCCCGGCGGCGTCCAAGCACGGTGATTGGGTCGAGCGGATAGCCCCGTTCGGTTGTGACTTGTTGGTCGAAAAACCGTTTGCAGGTTCGTTGGCCGAAGCCGATCGGATGATCGCGGCGAGTCGTAGCGCCGGCGTGCGTCTGGCGATCAACTGGCCGTTGGCCTGGGTGGCGTCACATCGCATGGCCAAGCGCTTGATCGACGACGGCCAGATCGGTCAATGCATCGAAGTGCACTACTACGGCGGAAACCGTGGACCTCTCTGGCACGTGGCCGACAAGGTGGAACGCACTGCCGAAGAAGTCCAACGCGAGAAACCGACCAGCTGGTTTTACAAACAAAGTCACGGTGGCGGATCCTTGTTGGACTACCTCGGTTACGGCACGACGCTGGGGACGTGGTACATGGACGGTCGGCGTCCGATCGAAGTGACCGCGATGGTCGATCAGCCTGTCGGATTGGAGGTCGATGAACACAGCATTGTGGTGGCGCGCTACGAAACCGGACTGTCAAAATTTGAAACCCGTTGGGGCACGTTCACCGACCCGTGGACCCATCAACCCCAACCCAAATGCGGCTTTGTGCTGGTCGGCACCGAGGGAACGATTTCCAGCTACGACTATGAAACGACGATGCGAATCCAAACGCGCGATTGCCCCGAGGGGCGGTCGATCCAGCCGGCCCCCTTGGCACCGCCGCTGGAGAACCCGATCCAGTACATGGTGGACGTGATTCAGAACGACCGCCCGATCGATGGGCCGCTCTCCACCCATGTCAGCCGCATCGGGCAACAGATCGTCGATTCCGCCGTGCAAAGTGCGCGGGAGCAGCGAACTGTGTCCCTGTTGCAGTGA
- a CDS encoding sulfatase, whose translation MQCVARIWAVCGRLVPSHLLHRATPHAAIIVAALAAQTLCSPVAKADSDVRPNIILILADDLGYGDLGCCGSTVHQTPNIDALAASGLRFTDFHSAGAMCSPTRASILTGLYPQRFGKIFDGALSGTTQGDLGLPLKAETIAERLQKQGYATACMGKWHLGYRPPFLPTHQGFDVFRGLVSGDGDFHTRIDRSGNKDWWHNQTPVREDGYTTDLLTDHSIEFIEAHRDKPFFLYLAHLAIHFPWQGPNDPPHRQAGTEYHRDKWGVIPDPQYVAPHVKAMVESLDESVGRLIRTLRAQGLEKQTLVVFTSDNGGYLTYGKRFKNISSNGPYRGQKMDLYEGGHRVPMIVSWPGRIAARVCDQTTHSNDLFPTLLALGGDTSASGAKTDGVNLVPLWLENKPPATRVVCWRTFTHAAIRSGPWKLVQPLRNGSKAELYHLGNDPGERHNLADDKPELAEQLRQSWSAWDADVNESARRQQG comes from the coding sequence ATGCAATGCGTTGCCCGGATTTGGGCTGTTTGCGGCCGGCTGGTCCCCTCTCATTTACTACACCGCGCAACGCCACACGCAGCGATCATCGTCGCAGCCCTAGCGGCACAAACGCTGTGTTCACCCGTCGCAAAAGCAGATTCAGACGTTCGTCCGAACATCATCCTGATCCTGGCCGATGACTTGGGCTACGGCGATCTGGGCTGTTGCGGAAGCACGGTCCACCAAACGCCGAACATTGACGCACTGGCCGCATCCGGACTGCGATTCACGGACTTTCATTCCGCCGGTGCGATGTGCAGCCCTACGCGTGCGTCGATACTGACAGGACTTTACCCGCAACGGTTCGGCAAGATTTTCGATGGCGCCCTCTCGGGAACCACGCAAGGCGATCTCGGTCTTCCGCTGAAAGCGGAGACAATCGCCGAGCGGCTGCAGAAACAGGGATACGCCACCGCGTGCATGGGCAAATGGCACCTCGGTTACCGGCCGCCGTTTTTGCCGACGCATCAGGGGTTCGACGTGTTCCGCGGGCTGGTTTCCGGTGACGGAGACTTTCACACGCGGATCGACCGATCGGGGAACAAAGACTGGTGGCACAACCAAACGCCCGTGCGAGAAGACGGCTACACGACGGACCTGCTGACCGATCACAGCATCGAGTTTATTGAAGCCCATCGGGACAAACCGTTTTTCCTGTACCTTGCCCATCTGGCGATTCACTTCCCGTGGCAGGGACCGAATGATCCGCCGCATCGCCAAGCCGGCACGGAATACCATCGGGATAAATGGGGAGTGATCCCTGACCCGCAATACGTCGCACCGCATGTCAAGGCGATGGTCGAATCGCTGGATGAAAGCGTCGGCCGTTTGATTCGCACTTTACGAGCTCAGGGCCTGGAAAAGCAGACGCTGGTCGTGTTCACATCCGACAACGGCGGCTACCTGACCTACGGCAAACGCTTCAAGAACATCTCAAGCAACGGCCCTTACCGCGGCCAGAAAATGGACCTTTACGAAGGTGGCCATCGCGTGCCGATGATCGTATCCTGGCCCGGCCGCATTGCGGCACGGGTCTGCGACCAGACGACACACAGCAATGACCTGTTTCCGACGCTGTTGGCGCTCGGTGGTGACACGTCGGCCAGCGGAGCGAAGACAGACGGCGTCAATCTCGTCCCGTTGTGGTTGGAGAATAAGCCGCCGGCGACCCGGGTTGTGTGCTGGCGAACCTTCACTCACGCAGCCATTCGAAGTGGACCTTGGAAACTCGTCCAACCGCTTCGAAACGGTAGCAAGGCCGAACTCTATCACCTCGGCAACGATCCCGGCGAGCGGCACAACCTTGCCGACGACAAACCTGAACTGGCCGAGCAACTCCGCCAATCGTGGTCTGCGTGGGACGCCGATGTCAACGAGAGTGCCCGGCGACAGCAAGGGTGA